One segment of Pseudomonas sp. FP2196 DNA contains the following:
- the astB gene encoding N-succinylarginine dihydrolase, with amino-acid sequence MKSYEVNFDGLVGPTHNYGGLSYGNVASQSNSQQSSNPKEAALQGLAKMKALMEMGFQQGVLAPQERPDVAALRRLGFSGTDAQVIERAAKEAMPLLVASCSASSMWVANAATVSPSADTADGRVHFTAANLNCKYHRSIEHPTTSRVLGAMFANQQHFAHHAALPAVAQFGDEGAANHTRFCREYGEAGVEFFVFGRSAFDNRFPAPQKYPARQTLEASQAVARLHGLRDEGVVYAQQNPNVIDQGVFHNDVIAVGNGEALFYHEDAFLNTEQMLAELQGKLAKVGGNFQSICVPRSAVTVDDAVRSYLFNSQLLSRPDGSMLLIVPQECQANERVWAYLQSLTSSGGLIREVKVFDLKQSMQNGGGPACLRLRVALNETELAAVNPGVIMTAPLYGSLTAWVEKHYRDRLSETDLADPQLLLECRTALDELTQILKLGAVYPFQIN; translated from the coding sequence ATGAAATCCTATGAAGTCAATTTTGACGGTCTAGTGGGGCCGACCCATAACTACGGTGGTCTGTCCTACGGCAACGTGGCGTCCCAGAGCAACAGCCAGCAATCCTCGAATCCGAAGGAAGCCGCGCTGCAAGGCCTGGCGAAAATGAAAGCGCTGATGGAAATGGGCTTTCAGCAAGGTGTGCTGGCGCCACAGGAGCGTCCGGACGTGGCTGCGCTGCGCCGCCTGGGTTTCAGCGGCACCGATGCTCAAGTAATCGAGCGCGCCGCCAAAGAAGCCATGCCGTTGCTGGTTGCCAGTTGCTCGGCGTCGAGCATGTGGGTGGCCAACGCCGCCACGGTCAGCCCGAGTGCCGACACCGCTGACGGTCGCGTGCATTTCACTGCCGCCAACCTCAACTGCAAATATCACCGCAGCATCGAGCACCCGACCACCAGCCGTGTACTCGGCGCGATGTTCGCCAATCAGCAACACTTCGCCCATCACGCGGCATTGCCGGCGGTGGCGCAGTTCGGCGACGAAGGCGCGGCCAACCACACACGTTTCTGCCGTGAGTACGGCGAGGCCGGTGTCGAGTTTTTCGTGTTCGGTCGCAGTGCTTTCGATAACCGTTTCCCGGCACCGCAAAAGTACCCGGCCCGTCAGACCCTCGAAGCCTCGCAAGCGGTTGCGCGTCTGCACGGTCTGCGTGACGAAGGCGTGGTTTACGCCCAGCAAAACCCGAACGTGATCGATCAGGGTGTGTTCCACAACGATGTGATCGCGGTGGGCAACGGCGAGGCGCTGTTCTATCACGAGGACGCGTTCCTCAACACCGAGCAGATGCTGGCCGAGTTGCAAGGCAAACTGGCCAAGGTCGGCGGCAACTTCCAGTCGATCTGCGTGCCGCGTTCGGCGGTCACCGTGGACGACGCGGTGCGTTCGTATCTGTTCAACAGCCAGTTGCTGTCGCGTCCTGACGGCTCGATGCTGCTGATCGTGCCGCAAGAGTGCCAGGCCAACGAGCGCGTGTGGGCCTACTTGCAGAGCCTGACCAGCTCCGGCGGTCTGATCCGTGAAGTGAAAGTCTTCGACCTCAAGCAAAGCATGCAGAACGGCGGTGGCCCGGCGTGCCTGCGTCTGCGCGTCGCGCTCAACGAAACTGAACTGGCGGCGGTCAACCCAGGCGTTATCATGACGGCCCCGTTGTACGGTTCGTTGACCGCATGGGTTGAAAAGCACTACCGCGACCGCCTGAGCGAAACCGATCTGGCGGACCCGCAGTTGCTGCTTGAATGCCGGACGGCACTGGATGAACTGACGCAAATCCTTAAACTGGGCGCGGTTTATCCATTCCAGATCAATTGA
- the astD gene encoding succinylglutamate-semialdehyde dehydrogenase, with translation MMNSLYIAGEWLAGQGEAFQSLNPVTQQVLWSGEGATAAQVESAVQAARQAFPGWARRSLEDRISVLEAFAAALKNHADELARTIGEETGKPLWEAATEVTSMVNKIAISVQSYRERTGEKSGPLGDATAVLRHKPHGVVAVFGPYNFPGHLPNGHIVPALLAGNSVLFKPSELTPKVAELTVKCWIEAGLPAGVLNLLQGARETGIALAANPGIDGLFFTGSSRTGNHLHQQFAGRPDKILALEMGGNNPLVVDQVADLDAAVYTIIQSAFISAGQRCTCARRLLVPQGAWGDSLLKRLVEVSATIEVGAFDQQPAPFMGSVISLGAAKALMDAQEHLLANGAVSLLEMTQPQAQSALLTPGIVDVTAVAERPDEELFGPLLQVIRYTDFADAISEANDTAYGLAAGLLSDSEDRYQQFWLESRAGIVNWNKQLTGAASSAPFGGVGASGNHRASAYYAADYCAYPVASLETPSLVLPAALTPGVKMV, from the coding sequence ATAATGAATTCGCTATACATCGCAGGTGAGTGGCTGGCCGGTCAGGGCGAAGCCTTTCAATCGCTGAACCCGGTGACCCAGCAAGTGCTGTGGTCGGGGGAGGGCGCCACTGCTGCTCAGGTCGAGTCGGCCGTGCAGGCTGCGCGTCAGGCTTTTCCGGGCTGGGCACGTCGTTCGCTGGAAGATCGCATCAGCGTTCTGGAAGCTTTCGCCGCAGCGCTGAAAAACCACGCCGACGAATTGGCCCGCACCATCGGTGAGGAAACCGGCAAGCCACTGTGGGAAGCCGCGACTGAAGTCACCAGCATGGTCAACAAGATCGCGATCTCGGTACAGAGTTACCGCGAACGCACCGGCGAGAAGAGCGGCCCGCTGGGCGACGCCACCGCCGTGCTGCGCCACAAGCCCCACGGCGTGGTCGCGGTGTTCGGCCCTTACAACTTCCCGGGTCACTTGCCGAACGGCCACATCGTGCCGGCGCTGCTGGCCGGTAACAGCGTGCTGTTCAAGCCAAGCGAACTGACCCCGAAAGTCGCCGAGCTGACGGTCAAGTGCTGGATCGAAGCCGGTCTGCCGGCCGGCGTCTTGAACCTGCTGCAAGGCGCTCGCGAAACCGGCATCGCGCTGGCCGCGAACCCGGGCATCGACGGTCTGTTCTTCACCGGTTCGAGCCGCACCGGCAATCATCTGCACCAGCAATTCGCCGGGCGCCCGGACAAGATCCTGGCGCTGGAAATGGGCGGCAACAACCCGCTGGTGGTCGATCAGGTTGCCGATCTGGATGCCGCGGTTTACACGATCATTCAGTCGGCGTTCATTTCTGCCGGCCAGCGCTGCACCTGCGCCCGTCGCTTGCTGGTGCCGCAAGGCGCGTGGGGCGACAGCCTGCTCAAGCGTCTGGTTGAAGTCAGCGCGACGATTGAAGTCGGCGCTTTCGATCAACAACCGGCGCCGTTCATGGGCTCGGTGATTTCCCTTGGTGCGGCGAAAGCGCTGATGGATGCCCAGGAACATCTGCTGGCCAACGGCGCCGTGTCGCTGCTGGAGATGACTCAGCCGCAGGCGCAATCAGCGCTGCTGACGCCAGGCATTGTTGATGTGACGGCTGTGGCCGAGCGTCCGGACGAAGAACTGTTCGGCCCACTGCTGCAAGTGATTCGCTACACCGATTTCGCTGACGCGATCAGTGAGGCCAACGACACCGCTTACGGTTTGGCTGCCGGTCTGCTGTCCGATTCCGAAGATCGCTATCAGCAGTTCTGGCTGGAAAGCCGCGCCGGGATCGTCAACTGGAACAAGCAACTGACCGGTGCCGCGAGCAGCGCGCCGTTCGGCGGTGTCGGTGCCTCGGGCAACCATCGCGCCAGCGCTTACTACGCAGCGGATTACTGCGCGTACCCGGTGGCGTCGCTGGAAACGCCGAGCCTGGTGTTGCCGGCGGCCCTGACGCCTGGCGTGAAAATGGTGTGA
- the astA gene encoding arginine N-succinyltransferase: MIVRPVRSSDLSALIDLARSTGTGLTTLPANEERLTHRVGWAEKTFRGEAGRGDADYLFVLEDDDGRVVGISAIAGAVGLREPWYNFRVGLTVSASQELNIYREIPTLFLANDLTGNSELCSLFLHADYRTGLNGRMLSKARMLFIAEFPELFGNKIIAEMRGVSDEAGRSPFWESLGRHFFKMEFSQADYLTGVGNKAFIAELMPKFPLYTCFLSPDARNVIGQVHPDTEPALAMLKSEGFSYQGYVDIFDAGPAIECETSKIRAVRDSEALVLAVGTPGDDATPFIIHNRKREDCRITAAPARLAAGTLVVDQQTAKRLQLNAGDQVRAVALSAARESK, encoded by the coding sequence ATGATTGTTCGTCCCGTACGCAGCAGCGATTTATCCGCGCTGATCGACCTGGCCCGCAGCACCGGCACCGGCCTGACCACATTGCCGGCCAACGAAGAGCGCCTGACCCATCGGGTCGGCTGGGCCGAGAAGACCTTTCGCGGCGAAGCCGGTCGTGGCGACGCGGATTACCTTTTCGTGCTCGAAGATGACGACGGTCGCGTGGTGGGGATTTCCGCCATTGCCGGCGCGGTCGGTCTGCGTGAGCCTTGGTACAACTTCCGTGTCGGCCTCACCGTCAGCGCTTCGCAAGAGCTGAACATCTATCGCGAGATTCCGACGTTGTTCCTCGCCAACGACCTGACCGGCAACTCCGAGCTGTGCTCGCTGTTCCTGCACGCCGATTACCGCACTGGCCTCAACGGCCGCATGCTGTCCAAGGCGCGCATGCTGTTCATCGCCGAGTTCCCGGAACTGTTCGGCAACAAGATCATCGCCGAGATGCGCGGTGTGTCGGATGAAGCCGGTCGCTCGCCGTTCTGGGAGAGTCTGGGCCGGCACTTCTTCAAGATGGAATTCAGCCAGGCCGATTACCTGACCGGTGTCGGCAACAAGGCCTTCATCGCTGAACTGATGCCGAAATTTCCGCTGTACACCTGCTTTCTGTCGCCTGACGCACGCAATGTCATCGGTCAGGTTCACCCGGACACCGAGCCGGCGCTGGCCATGCTCAAGAGCGAAGGTTTCAGCTATCAGGGCTACGTCGACATCTTCGACGCCGGCCCGGCCATCGAATGCGAAACCAGCAAGATCCGCGCGGTGCGTGACAGTGAAGCGCTGGTGCTGGCCGTGGGGACGCCGGGCGACGATGCCACGCCGTTCATCATCCATAACCGCAAGCGCGAAGACTGCCGTATCACCGCTGCGCCGGCACGTCTGGCCGCCGGCACTCTGGTGGTCGATCAGCAGACCGCCAAACGCCTTCAACTCAACGCTGGCGATCAAGTGCGCGCCGTGGCGTTGTCCGCTGCTCGGGAGTCGAAATAA
- the aruF gene encoding arginine/ornithine succinyltransferase subunit alpha — translation MLVMRPAQMADLGEVQRLAADSPIGVTSLPDDVERLSDKIAASEASFAAEVSFNGEESYFFVLEDTATGKLVGCSAIVASAGYSEPFYSFRNETFVHASRELKIHNKIHVLSQCHDLTGNSLLTSFYVQRELVGSPWSELNSRGRLLFVASHPERFADSVVTEIVGYSDENGDSPFWDAIGRNFFDLNYAEAERLCGLKSRTFLAELMPHYPIYVPLLPDSAQEAMGQVHPRAQITFDILMREGFETDHYIDIFDGGPTLHARVSGIRSIAQSRVVPVKIGEPVKGAGRQYLVANAQLQDYRAVLLELDYAPGKPVTLDMEAAEALGVGEGASVRLVAV, via the coding sequence ATGCTGGTGATGCGCCCCGCGCAAATGGCTGATCTGGGCGAGGTACAGCGTCTGGCTGCGGACAGCCCGATTGGTGTCACTTCCTTGCCGGATGACGTGGAACGTCTGAGCGACAAGATCGCCGCGAGCGAAGCCTCGTTCGCCGCCGAAGTGAGCTTCAACGGTGAAGAGAGCTACTTCTTCGTCCTCGAAGACACCGCCACCGGCAAACTGGTCGGCTGCTCGGCCATCGTTGCCTCGGCGGGTTATTCGGAGCCGTTCTACAGCTTCCGCAACGAGACCTTCGTACACGCCTCCCGCGAGCTGAAGATCCACAACAAGATCCACGTGCTTTCGCAATGCCACGACCTGACCGGCAACAGCTTGTTGACCAGTTTCTATGTGCAGCGTGAGTTGGTGGGTTCGCCGTGGTCTGAGCTCAACTCCCGTGGTCGCCTGCTGTTTGTTGCCAGCCACCCGGAGCGTTTCGCTGATTCGGTGGTCACCGAGATCGTCGGTTACAGCGACGAGAATGGCGACTCGCCGTTCTGGGACGCCATTGGTCGCAACTTCTTCGACCTCAACTACGCCGAGGCCGAGCGCCTGTGCGGGCTGAAAAGCCGTACGTTCCTCGCCGAGCTGATGCCGCATTACCCGATCTACGTGCCGCTGCTGCCGGATTCCGCTCAAGAAGCGATGGGCCAGGTGCACCCGCGTGCACAGATCACCTTCGACATCCTGATGCGCGAAGGCTTTGAGACCGATCACTACATCGACATTTTCGACGGTGGCCCGACCCTGCATGCGCGTGTTTCCGGGATCCGTTCGATCGCCCAGAGCCGCGTTGTGCCAGTGAAGATCGGCGAGCCGGTCAAAGGTGCCGGGCGCCAGTATCTGGTGGCCAACGCCCAGTTGCAGGATTACCGCGCCGTGTTGCTTGAGCTGGACTACGCGCCTGGCAAACCGGTGACCCTGGATATGGAAGCGGCCGAAGCCCTGGGCGTCGGTGAAGGTGCCAGCGTGCGCCTGGTGGCGGTTTAA
- a CDS encoding aspartate aminotransferase family protein, which produces MSVEHAAVQRADFDQVMVPNYAPAAFIPVRGAGSRVWDQAGRELIDFAGGIAVNVLGHAHPALVGALTEQANKLWHVSNVFTNEPALRLAHKLIDATFAERVFFCNSGAEANEAAFKLARRVAFDRFGSEKYEIIAALNSFHGRTLFTVNVGGQSKYSDGFGPKITGITHVPYNDLAALKAAVSDKTCAVVLEPIQGEGGVLPAELAYLQGARELCDANNALLVFDEVQTGMGRSGKLFAYQHYGVTPDILTSAKSLGGGFPIAAMLTTEALAKHLVVGTHGTTYGGNPLACAVAEAVIDVINTPEVLNGVNAKHDKFKTRLEQIGEKYGLFTQVRGLGLLIGCVLSDAWKGKAKDIFNAAEKEGLMILQAGPDVIRFAPSLVVEDADIDAGLDRFERAAAKLTQA; this is translated from the coding sequence ATGTCCGTTGAGCACGCTGCGGTACAACGCGCCGATTTCGACCAGGTAATGGTTCCCAACTACGCGCCTGCCGCTTTCATTCCGGTGCGTGGCGCCGGTTCCCGCGTCTGGGATCAGGCCGGCCGCGAGCTGATCGACTTCGCCGGCGGCATCGCCGTCAACGTATTGGGCCACGCGCATCCGGCGCTGGTCGGTGCCTTGACCGAGCAAGCGAACAAGCTGTGGCACGTTTCCAACGTGTTCACCAACGAGCCAGCCCTGCGCCTTGCGCACAAGCTGATCGACGCAACCTTCGCCGAGCGCGTGTTCTTCTGCAACTCCGGCGCCGAAGCCAACGAGGCCGCGTTCAAGCTGGCCCGTCGCGTGGCGTTCGACCGTTTCGGCAGCGAGAAGTACGAAATCATCGCCGCGCTGAACAGCTTCCACGGCCGTACCCTGTTCACCGTTAACGTCGGTGGTCAGTCGAAGTACTCCGACGGTTTCGGCCCGAAAATTACCGGTATCACCCATGTCCCTTACAACGACCTGGCGGCGCTGAAAGCCGCGGTTTCCGACAAGACCTGCGCGGTCGTGCTGGAACCGATCCAGGGCGAAGGCGGCGTACTGCCGGCCGAACTGGCTTACCTGCAAGGTGCCCGTGAACTGTGCGACGCGAACAACGCGCTGCTGGTGTTCGACGAAGTGCAGACCGGCATGGGCCGCAGCGGCAAGCTGTTCGCCTACCAGCATTACGGCGTGACCCCGGACATCCTCACCAGCGCCAAGAGCCTGGGCGGCGGTTTCCCGATCGCGGCGATGCTGACCACCGAAGCGCTGGCCAAACATCTGGTCGTCGGCACCCACGGCACCACCTACGGCGGCAATCCGCTGGCGTGCGCAGTGGCTGAAGCAGTAATCGACGTGATCAACACGCCAGAAGTGCTGAACGGCGTGAATGCCAAACACGACAAGTTCAAGACCCGTCTTGAGCAGATCGGCGAGAAGTACGGCCTGTTTACTCAAGTGCGTGGCCTTGGTCTTCTGATCGGTTGCGTACTGAGCGATGCCTGGAAGGGCAAGGCCAAGGACATCTTCAACGCCGCTGAAAAAGAAGGCCTGATGATTCTGCAAGCCGGCCCGGACGTAATCCGTTTCGCCCCGAGCCTGGTGGTGGAAGACGCCGACATCGATGCCGGCCTGGACCGCTTCGAGCGCGCTGCTGCAAAACTGACCCAAGCTTGA